The following are from one region of the Salvia hispanica cultivar TCC Black 2014 chromosome 1, UniMelb_Shisp_WGS_1.0, whole genome shotgun sequence genome:
- the LOC125205182 gene encoding LOW QUALITY PROTEIN: beta-galactosidase 3 (The sequence of the model RefSeq protein was modified relative to this genomic sequence to represent the inferred CDS: deleted 1 base in 1 codon), whose product MSSSSKWVFGLCILGILVCGVVKCSVTYDRKALIINGQRRILISGSIHYPRSTPEMWEDLINKAKDGGLDVIETYVFWNAHEPSPGHYNFEGRYDLVRFVKAIQKAGLYAHLRIGPYVCAEWNFGGFPVWLKYVPGISFRTDNEPFKMAMEGFTKKIVDMMKAEDLYESQGGPIILSQIENEYGSQAKQLGEPGHQYVTWAAKMAVGLNTGVPWVMCKEDDAPDPVINSCNGFYCDAFTPNKPYKPAIWTEAWSGWFTEFGGPIYQRPVKDLAFSVAKFIQNGGSFVNYYMYHGGTNFGRSAGGPFVTTSYDYDAPLDEYGLIRQPKYGHLKELHKAVKLCEKALVSADPTVTSLGNLQQARVYSSKSGDCAAFLSNYDTNSTAKVMFNNVHYSLPPWSISILPDCKTVAFNTAKVGAQTSQLDMLPSNSKMSSWETYNEDLYSSDDGSAFSAVGLLEQINVTRDASDYLWYTTSVDVDSSESFLRSGDLPTLIVQSAGHTLHVFVNGELSGSAFGTREKRRFTFRGEINLRAGSNKISLLSVAVGLPNVGGHFENYMTGVQPPVVLHGLDRGKLDLSWVKWTYKVGLKGETMNLISPNSISSVDWTKGSLSAQKDQPLAWHKTYFDTPDGDEPLALDMSSMGKGELWVNGESLGRYWTEYAAGDCNGCSYAGVYKPPKCQIGCGKPTQRWYHLPRSWLKPTQNLLVLFEELGGDPKGITLVKRSVTTVCADVAEYHPNSKRWQIESNDRTQVFHQPKIHLHCGLGQSISSIKFASFGTPLGTCGSFQQGTCHAPTSYDILEKNCIGKQRCSVTISIYNFGKDPCPNILKRLSVEAICAPRK is encoded by the exons ATGAGTTCATCTTCTAAGTGGGTTTTTGGGTTGTGCATTTTGGGGATTCTTGTTTGTGGGGTGGTGAAATGCAGTGTTACTTATGATAGGAAGGCCCTGATAATCAATGGGCAGAGAAGAATTCTCATTTCTGGTTCCATACATTATCCCAGAAGCACTCCTGAG ATGTGGGAAGATCTGATAAACAAGGCTAAAGATGGAGGTCTTGATGTGATTGAGACTTATGTGTTTTGGAATGCTCATGAGCCTAGTCCTGGCCAT TATAACTTTGAAGGAAGATATGATTTGGTGAGGTTTGTGAAAGCCATTCAAAAAGCAGGATTATATGCTCATCTTAGAATTGGGCCTTATGTTTGTGCAGAGTGGAATTTTGG AGGATTTCCTGTTTGGCTGAAATATGTGCCGGGGATTAGCTTCAGGACAGATAATGAGCCATTCAAG ATGGCAATGGAAGGTTTTACTAAGAAGATAGTCGACATGATGAAGGCCGAAGATCTGTATGAATCTCAGGGTGGCCCCATTATTCTCTCCCAG ATTGAGAATGAGTATGGTTCACAAGCGAAGCAACTTGGCGAGCCTGGTCATCAATATGTGACTTGGGCTGCAAAGATGGCTGTTGGACTCAATACCGGTGTTCCTTGGGTGATGTGCAAGGAAGATGACGCACCCGATCCTGTG ATCAATTCGTGCAACGGTTTCTACTGCGATGCTTTCACCCCGAACAAGCCTTACAAACCAGCTATCTGGACCGAGGCTTGGAGTGGCTG GTTTACGGAATTCGGTGGACCAATTTACCAGCGACCAGTTAAAGATTTGGCATTTTCTGTAGCTAAATTCATCCAAAATGGGGGTTCATTTGTCAATTACTACATG TATCACGGTGGCACGAATTTTGGGCGCTCTGCTGGAGGCCCTTTTGTAACGACAAGCTACGACTATGATGCTCCACTTGACGAATATG GTTTGATCAGGCAGCCTAAGTATGGTCATCTTAAGGAGCTGCACAAGGCTGTTAAACTATGTGAGAAAGCT TTGGTTTCAGCTGACCCTACTGTGACTTCACTAGGAAACCTTCAGCAG GCTCGCGTATACTCTTCAAAATCAGGAGATTGTGCAGCCTTTCTTTCAAATTACGATACCAATTCTACGGCAAAGGTGATGTTCAATAACGTTCATTATAGCCTGCCTCCTTGGTCGATCAGCATACTTCCCGACTGCAAGACTGTCGCCTTCAACACAGCCAAA GTTGGAGCCCAAACATCGCAATTGGACATGCTGCCAAGCAACAGCAAAATGTCTTCCTGGGAAACGTATAATGAAGATTTATATTCTTCTGACGACGGCTCAGCATTTTCTGCTGTCGGTCTCTTGGAACAGATAAATGTTACTAGAGATGCTAGTGATTATCTTTGGTACACAACTAG CGTTGACGTTGACTCGTCAGAGTCCTTTCTTCGCAGTGGAGATCTCCCAACTCTTATCGTTCAGTCAGCTGGTCATACTCTGCATGTTTTTGTGAATGGAGAGCTTTCCG GTTCTGCCTTTGGGACGAGGGAGAAGAGGAGATTCACCTTTCGAGGGGAAATCAATCTTCGTGCTGGATCGAATAAAATTAGTCTCCTCAGTGTCGCAGTTGGACTTCCA AATGTTGGTGGACACTTTGAAAACTATATGACCGGAGTCCAGCCTCCCGTTGTATTGCATGGACTCGACCGGGGAAAATTGGACTTGTCGTGGGTAAAATGGACATACAAG GTTGGACTAAAGGGAGAAACGATGAATCTCATCTCTCCAAATAGCATTTCTTCTGTTGACTGGACAAAGGGTTCACTTAGTGCACAGAAAGATCAACCTTTAGCATGGCATAAG ACGTACTTCGACACACCTGATGGAGACGAGCCACTTGCTTTGGATATGAGTAGCATGGGAAAAGGTGAACTGTGGGTCAATGGCGAGAGCCTCGGAAGATACTGGACAGAATACGCAGCTGGTGACTGCAACGGCTGTAGTTACGCGGGCGTCTATAAGCCTCCCAAGTGTCAAATTGGTTGTGGAAAACCAACTCAAAGATG GTATCATCTACCACGGTCATGGCTAAAACCAACGCAGAATCTCCTCGTGCTTTTTGAAGAACTTGGAGGTGACCCGAAAGGGATCACTCTCGTCAAGAGGTCAGTGACGACAGTTTGTGCAGATGTCGCTGAGTATCATCCAAACAGTAAGAGATGGCAAATCGAAAGCAATGACAGAACACAAGTGTTCCACCAACCAAAAATTCACCTTCACTGTGGTCTGGGGCAGTCCATATCTTCCATAAAGTTTGCCAGCTTCGGAACTCCTTTGGGAACCTGCGGAAGCTTTCAGCAAGGAACATGCCATGCTCCAACATCATATGACATCTTAGAGAAG AATTGCATAGGGAAGCAAAGATGCTCAGTGACAATATCAATCTATAACTTCGGGAAAGATCCCTGCCCCAACATTTTGAAGCGCCTCTCAGTCGAAGCAATATGTGCCCCTCGAAAATAA
- the LOC125201989 gene encoding uncharacterized protein LOC125201989, which yields MGFGSLRSLIRPASRILSPASFFSPATRTFSTSSPPQQLHRLFAPLRRDNPWIPPRSAFHSLTDTRYPKRRPVDKPRRKRASLKPPGPYAWVKCVPGETILPNQPNQGSVKRRNEKKRIKQHRAFIKLERKIRRGQVQEAKKKKLTLRVERKMAAVARDRAWAERLVELKRIEEEKKASSYVS from the exons ATGGGTTTCGGATCCCTAAGGTCCCTGATCCGACCCGCATCCAGAATCCTTTCACCCGCATCCTTTTTCTCTCCAGCTACAAGAACATTCTCCACCTCCTCTCCGCCGCAGCAGCTCCACCGCCTCTTCGCTCCCCTCCGCCGCGACAATCCTTGGATTCCTCCTCGCAGCGCCTTCCACAGTCTCACCGACACCAGGTACCCAAAGCGTAGGCCCGTCGACAAGCCGCGCCGCAAGAGAGCAAGCTTGAAACCCCCAG GTCCGTATGCGTGGGTAAAATGCGTTCCTGGGGAGACTATTCTTCCTAACCAGCCGAATCAGGGAAGTGTGAAGAGAAGGAATGAGAAGAAGAGGATTAAACAGCATCGCGCATTCATAAAG TTGGAAAGAAAGATACGCAGAGGTCAGGTGCAGGAggccaagaagaagaagctcaCCCTACGGGTGGAGCGTAAGATGGCTGCCGTTGCGAGAGACAGAGCCTGGGCAGAAAGATTAGTTGAGCTCAAACGGATTGAAGAGGAGAAGAAGGCAAGCAGCTATGTGAGCTGA
- the LOC125205210 gene encoding thioredoxin H1 codes for MSTSESEGQVIGCHTDATWTDQLQKAIDNKKLVVVDFTASWCGPCRFIAPFFAELAKKFPQVMFLKVDIDELKSVASDWAVEAMPTFIFLKEGKILDTIVGAKKEELQQTIAKHLNATTA; via the exons ATGTCTACGTCGGAATCTGAAGGACAAGTGATCGGTTGCCACACTGATGCTACCTGGACCGACCAGCTTCAGAAGGCAATCGACAATAAGAAGTTG GTAGTTGTGGATTTCACTGCTTCCTGGTGCGGACCGTGCCGCTTCATAGCTCCTTTCTTCGCGGAGTTGGCTAAAAAGTTTCCTCAAGTGATGTTCCTCAAGGTGGATATTGATGAGTTGAAG TCGGTTGCTAGTGACTGGGCAGTGGAGGCGATGCCGACCTTCATCTTCCTCAAAGAAGGGAAGATCTTGGACACCATTGTAGGAGCAAAGAAAGAAGAGCTGCAGCAGACTATTGCTAAGCACCTCAATGCTACTACTGCCTAG
- the LOC125186801 gene encoding secreted RxLR effector protein 161-like: MHDAKAVSTPLSAHFKLSMDQRPKDDGERRDLSKIPYTNIIGSIMYTMLCTRPDLAQAISVTSRFRSDHGREHWIALKWLLRYLKGAAKYGLVYRAGIDQQGEALIGFCDSDYASNRNNRRSQTGYIFNLYGTAISWKSGLQHVVALSTTEAEYIVITEAVKEGKWLKGILEDFGEKQSTLDIFCDSSSALALTKHQVFHERSKQIDAKLHLDEVQKGEVRMLKISTDHNAADMLTKPLPTVKFKYCQELVGLRE; the protein is encoded by the coding sequence ATGCATGATGCAAAGGCAGTGAGCACCCCATTGTCTGCTCATTTCAAGCTTAGCATGGACCAGAGGCCAAAGGATGATGGAGAAAGGAGGGATCTAAGTAAAATTCCCTATACAAACATCATAGGAAGCATTATGTACACTATGCTTTGCACTAGACCTGATTTGGCACAGGCCATTAGTGTCACAAGTCGCTTCAGGTCTGATCATGGGAGAGAGCACTGGATTGCACTCAAATGGCTGTTGAGATACCTCAAAGGGGCAGCTAAGTATGGCTTGGTTTACAGAGCAGGGATTGATCAGCAAGGTGAAGCTCTCATTGGCTTTTGTGATTCGGATTATGCCTCAAACAGGAACAACCGAAGGTCACAAACTGGTTATATTTTCAACTTGTATGGAACTGCCATAAGTTGGAAATCTGGTCTGCAGCATGTAGTGGCTTTATCTACAACGGAAGCTGAGTATATTGTCATTACAGAGGCAGTAAAGGAAGGAAAATGGCTCAAAGGGATCTTGGAAGATTTTGGTGAGAAACAGAGCACTTTggatattttttgtgatagTAGCAGTGCCTTGGCTCTAACAAAACATCAAGTTTTTCACGAGAGAAGTAAGCAAATCGACGCGAAGCTTCATTTGGATGAAGTGCAGAAGGGAGAGGTCAGAATGCTGAAGATATCCACTGATCACAATGCTGCGGACATGTTAACTAAACCATTACCGACTGTGAAGTTTAAGTACTGTCAAGAGCTGGTTGGGCTCCGAGAGTAA
- the LOC125205199 gene encoding uncharacterized protein LOC125205199, with amino-acid sequence MSSFIAIPLGAVHVGMDSPLKGAGNLVRSLLFNYDDMKKKLMESTFANGYLTKNHILVEEGFSRELTSNSTNFPEEPEIFLKGPEKFLILDDLTGRGYKHFEVCSDIRECLDRRAPWSHEGGCPGGSSLSRCVHIFESSQR; translated from the exons ATGTCTAGTTTTATTGCTATTCCGTTGGGAGCAGTGCATGTGGGGATGGACTCTCCATTAAAAGGAGCTGGAAACTTGGTGAGAAGTTTGCTGTTCAACTATGATGATATGAAAAAGAAGCTGATGGAATCAACCTTTGCTAACGGATATCTGACAAAAAACCACATCCTAGTCGAAGAAGGTTTTTCTAGAGAATTGACGAGCAATTCTACTAATTTTCCTGAGGAACCCGAAATCTTTCTTAAGGGACCCGAAAAGTTCCTAATATTGGATGATTTGACG GGAAGAGGTTATAAGCATTTTGAGGTCTGCTCTGACATCAGAGAATGCCTTGACCGAAGGGCTCCTTGGTCCCATGAAGGTGGATGTCCGGGTGGATCATCCCTAAGCCGCTGTGTGCACATTTTTGAGAGCTCTCAGAGATGA